The following proteins are co-located in the Nomia melanderi isolate GNS246 chromosome 1, iyNomMela1, whole genome shotgun sequence genome:
- the Spred gene encoding sprouty-related protein with EVH-1 domain isoform X4 → MTEASEDGNYLVRVRAQVMTRDDSSGGWVPLSGGGLANVSVRRRATSSAVTTTQSHGSSNNSPLGATKKRHEYLIYGKRITDQSVVLSCTIKKDFEYNKVMPTFHHWRTGEKRFGLTFQTAADARAFDKGVRTAVEELLEGLANSTLYGNSLDAGDEDVFMTLNLPAEPPEPRPSLETSRSIVRVTNCHSQCSDFPDSQKPIHYIGGSSIKVPPSQHPLASTADAGSDNYPYVQLTTLNHEYLYPIIDDHKGDRLDRSNTGGSLKKPDIIVSQPTKNTMKRNIRLRCKHCQELYTEQHNPRGSCEYAPDPVKRGIAKISCLSCAQGMLYHCMSDAEGDFSQNPCSCSTEEGCGRRWFGLALLSLIVPCLWIYPPLRAVHWCGTSCGMCGGRHHPME, encoded by the exons ATGACAGAGGCATCGGAGGA TGGTAACTATCTGGTGAGGGTTCGTGCCCAGGTAATGACAAGGGATGATAGTTCCGGTGGTTGGGTTCCTTTAAGTGGCGGTGGTTTAGCAAATGTTTCGGTTAGAAGAAGAGCTACTTCTTCAG CTGTCACTACAACCCAAAGTCATGGATCTTCAAACAATTCCCCCCTTGGTGCAACGAAGAAGAGGCACGAGTATCTTATTTATGGGAAACGAATCACCGATCAATCG GTTGTTCTTAGTTGTACAATTAAGAAAGACTTTGAGTATAATAAGGTAATGCCAACCTTTCATCACTGGAGGACAGGAGAGAAAAGGTTCGGCTTGACGTTTCAAACAGCTGCTGATGCAAGAGCTTTCGATAAAGGTGTTCGAACAGCTGTTGAAGAATTATTAGAAG GGTTGGCCAATTCAACGTTGTATGGTAATTCATTAGACGCTGGTGATGAGGATGTTTTTATG aCTTTGAACTTGCCTGCGGAACCACCGGAGCCACGTCCGTCGTTAGAAACATCTCGTAGCATAGTTCGAGTGACCAATTGTCATTCCCAGTGTTCAGATTTTCCCGATTCACAAAAACCTATCCATTATATCGGTGGATCATCTATAAAAGTGCCACCATCTCAACATCCTTTGGCATCAACTGCAGATGCTGGATCAGATAATTACCCTTATGTGCAGCTCACAACGCTTAACCACGAGTATTTATATCCTATTATTGATGATCATAAAGGAGATCGGTTAGATAGATCTAATACTGGCGGTTCTTTGAAGAAGCCAGATATTATAGTATCTCAACCTACGAAAAATACTATGAAACGTAATATTCGATTACGATGTAAACATTGCCAAGAGTTGTATACTGAACAGCACAATCCAAGAGGATCTTGTGAATATGCTCCTGACCCAGTTAAACGTGGAATCGCAAAAATTTCATGTCTGTCGTGTGCTCAGGGCATGTTATACCATTGTATGAGTGATGCCGAAGGTGATTTCTCCCAAAATCCTTGCAG TTGTAGCACAGAAGAAGGATGTGGACGCAGGTGGTTTGGTTTGGCATTATTGTCACTGATCGTTCCTTGCTTGTGGATTTATCCTCCACTCAGAGCTGTTCATTGGTGTGGCACGTCCTGTGGAATGTGCGGGGGACGACACCATCCGATGGAATAA
- the Spred gene encoding sprouty-related protein with EVH-1 domain isoform X1 — protein MTEASEDGNYLVRVRAQVMTRDDSSGGWVPLSGGGLANVSVRRRATSSGGHQSNNTNGSGISTSTVIPSTTNSTQSISTAAVTTTQSHGSSNNSPLGATKKRHEYLIYGKRITDQSVVLSCTIKKDFEYNKVMPTFHHWRTGEKRFGLTFQTAADARAFDKGVRTAVEELLEGLANSTLYGNSLDAGDEDVFMTLNLPAEPPEPRPSLETSRSIVRVTNCHSQCSDFPDSQKPIHYIGGSSIKVPPSQHPLASTADAGSDNYPYVQLTTLNHEYLYPIIDDHKGDRLDRSNTGGSLKKPDIIVSQPTKNTMKRNIRLRCKHCQELYTEQHNPRGSCEYAPDPVKRGIAKISCLSCAQGMLYHCMSDAEGDFSQNPCSCSTEEGCGRRWFGLALLSLIVPCLWIYPPLRAVHWCGTSCGMCGGRHHPME, from the exons ATGACAGAGGCATCGGAGGA TGGTAACTATCTGGTGAGGGTTCGTGCCCAGGTAATGACAAGGGATGATAGTTCCGGTGGTTGGGTTCCTTTAAGTGGCGGTGGTTTAGCAAATGTTTCGGTTAGAAGAAGAGCTACTTCTTCAGGTGGGCATCAGTCTAATAATACCAATGGATCTGGTATTTCTACTTCGACTGTCATACCGTCTACTACCAACTCTACGCAATCTATATCAACTGCAGCTGTCACTACAACCCAAAGTCATGGATCTTCAAACAATTCCCCCCTTGGTGCAACGAAGAAGAGGCACGAGTATCTTATTTATGGGAAACGAATCACCGATCAATCG GTTGTTCTTAGTTGTACAATTAAGAAAGACTTTGAGTATAATAAGGTAATGCCAACCTTTCATCACTGGAGGACAGGAGAGAAAAGGTTCGGCTTGACGTTTCAAACAGCTGCTGATGCAAGAGCTTTCGATAAAGGTGTTCGAACAGCTGTTGAAGAATTATTAGAAG GGTTGGCCAATTCAACGTTGTATGGTAATTCATTAGACGCTGGTGATGAGGATGTTTTTATG aCTTTGAACTTGCCTGCGGAACCACCGGAGCCACGTCCGTCGTTAGAAACATCTCGTAGCATAGTTCGAGTGACCAATTGTCATTCCCAGTGTTCAGATTTTCCCGATTCACAAAAACCTATCCATTATATCGGTGGATCATCTATAAAAGTGCCACCATCTCAACATCCTTTGGCATCAACTGCAGATGCTGGATCAGATAATTACCCTTATGTGCAGCTCACAACGCTTAACCACGAGTATTTATATCCTATTATTGATGATCATAAAGGAGATCGGTTAGATAGATCTAATACTGGCGGTTCTTTGAAGAAGCCAGATATTATAGTATCTCAACCTACGAAAAATACTATGAAACGTAATATTCGATTACGATGTAAACATTGCCAAGAGTTGTATACTGAACAGCACAATCCAAGAGGATCTTGTGAATATGCTCCTGACCCAGTTAAACGTGGAATCGCAAAAATTTCATGTCTGTCGTGTGCTCAGGGCATGTTATACCATTGTATGAGTGATGCCGAAGGTGATTTCTCCCAAAATCCTTGCAG TTGTAGCACAGAAGAAGGATGTGGACGCAGGTGGTTTGGTTTGGCATTATTGTCACTGATCGTTCCTTGCTTGTGGATTTATCCTCCACTCAGAGCTGTTCATTGGTGTGGCACGTCCTGTGGAATGTGCGGGGGACGACACCATCCGATGGAATAA
- the Spred gene encoding sprouty-related protein with EVH-1 domain isoform X3 — translation MTRDDSSGGWVPLSGGGLANVSVRRRATSSGGHQSNNTNGSGISTSTVIPSTTNSTQSISTAAVTTTQSHGSSNNSPLGATKKRHEYLIYGKRITDQSVVLSCTIKKDFEYNKVMPTFHHWRTGEKRFGLTFQTAADARAFDKGVRTAVEELLEGLANSTLYGNSLDAGDEDVFMTLNLPAEPPEPRPSLETSRSIVRVTNCHSQCSDFPDSQKPIHYIGGSSIKVPPSQHPLASTADAGSDNYPYVQLTTLNHEYLYPIIDDHKGDRLDRSNTGGSLKKPDIIVSQPTKNTMKRNIRLRCKHCQELYTEQHNPRGSCEYAPDPVKRGIAKISCLSCAQGMLYHCMSDAEGDFSQNPCSCSTEEGCGRRWFGLALLSLIVPCLWIYPPLRAVHWCGTSCGMCGGRHHPME, via the exons ATGACAAGGGATGATAGTTCCGGTGGTTGGGTTCCTTTAAGTGGCGGTGGTTTAGCAAATGTTTCGGTTAGAAGAAGAGCTACTTCTTCAGGTGGGCATCAGTCTAATAATACCAATGGATCTGGTATTTCTACTTCGACTGTCATACCGTCTACTACCAACTCTACGCAATCTATATCAACTGCAGCTGTCACTACAACCCAAAGTCATGGATCTTCAAACAATTCCCCCCTTGGTGCAACGAAGAAGAGGCACGAGTATCTTATTTATGGGAAACGAATCACCGATCAATCG GTTGTTCTTAGTTGTACAATTAAGAAAGACTTTGAGTATAATAAGGTAATGCCAACCTTTCATCACTGGAGGACAGGAGAGAAAAGGTTCGGCTTGACGTTTCAAACAGCTGCTGATGCAAGAGCTTTCGATAAAGGTGTTCGAACAGCTGTTGAAGAATTATTAGAAG GGTTGGCCAATTCAACGTTGTATGGTAATTCATTAGACGCTGGTGATGAGGATGTTTTTATG aCTTTGAACTTGCCTGCGGAACCACCGGAGCCACGTCCGTCGTTAGAAACATCTCGTAGCATAGTTCGAGTGACCAATTGTCATTCCCAGTGTTCAGATTTTCCCGATTCACAAAAACCTATCCATTATATCGGTGGATCATCTATAAAAGTGCCACCATCTCAACATCCTTTGGCATCAACTGCAGATGCTGGATCAGATAATTACCCTTATGTGCAGCTCACAACGCTTAACCACGAGTATTTATATCCTATTATTGATGATCATAAAGGAGATCGGTTAGATAGATCTAATACTGGCGGTTCTTTGAAGAAGCCAGATATTATAGTATCTCAACCTACGAAAAATACTATGAAACGTAATATTCGATTACGATGTAAACATTGCCAAGAGTTGTATACTGAACAGCACAATCCAAGAGGATCTTGTGAATATGCTCCTGACCCAGTTAAACGTGGAATCGCAAAAATTTCATGTCTGTCGTGTGCTCAGGGCATGTTATACCATTGTATGAGTGATGCCGAAGGTGATTTCTCCCAAAATCCTTGCAG TTGTAGCACAGAAGAAGGATGTGGACGCAGGTGGTTTGGTTTGGCATTATTGTCACTGATCGTTCCTTGCTTGTGGATTTATCCTCCACTCAGAGCTGTTCATTGGTGTGGCACGTCCTGTGGAATGTGCGGGGGACGACACCATCCGATGGAATAA
- the Spred gene encoding sprouty-related protein with EVH-1 domain isoform X2 encodes MTEASEDGNYLVRVRAQVMTRDDSSGGWVPLSGGGLANVSVRRRATSSGGHQSNNTNGSGISTSTVIPSTTNSTQSISTAAVTTTQSHGSSNNSPLGATKKRHEYLIYGKRITDQSVVLSCTIKKDFEYNKVMPTFHHWRTGEKRFGLTFQTAADARAFDKGVRTAVEELLEDAGDEDVFMTLNLPAEPPEPRPSLETSRSIVRVTNCHSQCSDFPDSQKPIHYIGGSSIKVPPSQHPLASTADAGSDNYPYVQLTTLNHEYLYPIIDDHKGDRLDRSNTGGSLKKPDIIVSQPTKNTMKRNIRLRCKHCQELYTEQHNPRGSCEYAPDPVKRGIAKISCLSCAQGMLYHCMSDAEGDFSQNPCSCSTEEGCGRRWFGLALLSLIVPCLWIYPPLRAVHWCGTSCGMCGGRHHPME; translated from the exons ATGACAGAGGCATCGGAGGA TGGTAACTATCTGGTGAGGGTTCGTGCCCAGGTAATGACAAGGGATGATAGTTCCGGTGGTTGGGTTCCTTTAAGTGGCGGTGGTTTAGCAAATGTTTCGGTTAGAAGAAGAGCTACTTCTTCAGGTGGGCATCAGTCTAATAATACCAATGGATCTGGTATTTCTACTTCGACTGTCATACCGTCTACTACCAACTCTACGCAATCTATATCAACTGCAGCTGTCACTACAACCCAAAGTCATGGATCTTCAAACAATTCCCCCCTTGGTGCAACGAAGAAGAGGCACGAGTATCTTATTTATGGGAAACGAATCACCGATCAATCG GTTGTTCTTAGTTGTACAATTAAGAAAGACTTTGAGTATAATAAGGTAATGCCAACCTTTCATCACTGGAGGACAGGAGAGAAAAGGTTCGGCTTGACGTTTCAAACAGCTGCTGATGCAAGAGCTTTCGATAAAGGTGTTCGAACAGCTGTTGAAGAATTATTAGAAG ACGCTGGTGATGAGGATGTTTTTATG aCTTTGAACTTGCCTGCGGAACCACCGGAGCCACGTCCGTCGTTAGAAACATCTCGTAGCATAGTTCGAGTGACCAATTGTCATTCCCAGTGTTCAGATTTTCCCGATTCACAAAAACCTATCCATTATATCGGTGGATCATCTATAAAAGTGCCACCATCTCAACATCCTTTGGCATCAACTGCAGATGCTGGATCAGATAATTACCCTTATGTGCAGCTCACAACGCTTAACCACGAGTATTTATATCCTATTATTGATGATCATAAAGGAGATCGGTTAGATAGATCTAATACTGGCGGTTCTTTGAAGAAGCCAGATATTATAGTATCTCAACCTACGAAAAATACTATGAAACGTAATATTCGATTACGATGTAAACATTGCCAAGAGTTGTATACTGAACAGCACAATCCAAGAGGATCTTGTGAATATGCTCCTGACCCAGTTAAACGTGGAATCGCAAAAATTTCATGTCTGTCGTGTGCTCAGGGCATGTTATACCATTGTATGAGTGATGCCGAAGGTGATTTCTCCCAAAATCCTTGCAG TTGTAGCACAGAAGAAGGATGTGGACGCAGGTGGTTTGGTTTGGCATTATTGTCACTGATCGTTCCTTGCTTGTGGATTTATCCTCCACTCAGAGCTGTTCATTGGTGTGGCACGTCCTGTGGAATGTGCGGGGGACGACACCATCCGATGGAATAA